The genomic region TCGGCGTGAGATACAGGATCACCCGTTCGAGCGTCGCCGAAATATGGGCGAGCCCGAGGAAATCGAGCAGGCTCGCGAGGTAATAGCCGCAGACGCCGAGCGCAACGATGCGCCAGCGGTCGCCGCGCGCCAATGCCGGCGCGCGGCGCGCGGCCCAGACACCGATCAGCAGGAAGAACGGCAGCGCCACCGCCATGCGCAGCGCGAGCAGGGTGATGGCATCGGCGCCCAGCCGGAAGCCCAGCTTCACGATGATGGCTTTGCCCGAAAACGCGACCGCACCGAACGCGACCAGCAGCACGCCGACGAGGTCGAGCCTGAGCGGAACCGCAGCGGCGACCGATGTCGGATCCGATGTCCCTGCAACGATGCCGCCGCCCTCGTCGGTCACCGCCTCCGGCGCGGTCATGTCGCTGGACTCATGCCAGCGCGGCTTCGATCAATGCCCGGATCGCGCGCTGCGCGCCTGCGGCGAGCGTTTCATCGTATGCGAACGAATCCTCGTCCATGTAGATGCGCTGCGCGATCTCCAACTGCACCGCATCGATGCCGTTCGCCGGATCGCCGTAATGGCGGGTGATGTAACCGCCCTTGAAGCGACCGTTGACGACCCGGTCGTAGCCGGTCTGCGCGCGCAGCGCGGCTTCGATCCGCGACTGTCGGCCAGGCGCGCAACTCGCGCCGGATGCGGTGCCGAGATTCAGATCCGGCAGACGCCCGTCGAAGAGGAACGGACACTCGCCACGGATCGAATGTCCTTCCCACAGCAGCACGCGACCATGGGCGGCGCGTAAACGGTCGAGTTCGTCGCGCAGCGCAGCGTGATATGGGCGCCAGTAGGTGTCGATGCGGGCCTGGATGTCATCGGGCGTCGGCGCTCCGCCGGGCAGATACACCGGATCGCCGGAAAACCGCACCGTCGGACACAGCCCGGTGGTGTTCTGTCCGGGATACAGCGAGACATCGTCCGGCGGGCGGTTGAGATCGATGACGTAACGCGAACAGCGCGGCACGAGGATCGATGCACCAAGCTCATGTGCGAACGCGTACAGGCGCGACACATGCCAATCGGTGTCGGGCGCGCGCTGCGCCTCGGGGGTCATCCGCGCGGCGAGCGCGGCGGGAATCTCGCTGCCGTCGTGCGGCAGGCTGATCAACAGCGGCGCGGTGCCGCGATGCAGGACGAACACATTCATGCGGCCAGTGTAGCCGCATGAATGCCGATGCCGTGATGTCGATACCGTCGTTGGTTACGCCTTGACCTTGCAGGTGTTCATGCCGAGCAGCGTGTACAGCGGGCACCAGCCCATCAGCGACGTCAACAGGGGCACGAGACCGATCAGGCCGAAATACTTCATCGGCGCTTCGAGCAGGAACAGCAGGCTCAGCAGACCGAGACCGAGAACGATGCGGACGATCTTGTCCGCGGAACCGACATTCTTCTTCATGGGGCGTCTCCAACAGTGCGGCGGGAATGGCGCCAAGGTACGCCGCGTCTGCCGTGCGCTCAGTGACCTTTATCACCGGCCGGTCTTTCGAAGGCGGGCTTGTCGATGGCCGCCGCCACGCCCTGCGCCAAGGCACGCAGCCCTTCGACATCGGCGATGCGCACCCCGGCGCGCGACAGTTCGACCAGGCCCTGCTCCGCCAGTTGACCGAGCGTGCGCGTCACCATCTCGCGCACGCTGCCGATCTCGTCGGCGATCTGCTGGTGGGTCATCGCTACCGTCTGCAGGCCGGTGTCGGCGCGTTCGCTGAGGAACTCGGCCAAACGGCGGTCGAGGCGGTGGAACGCCAGACGCTCGACCCGCTCCATCAAATCCGACAGCCGCCCGGACAGCACCGCGAACAGGAAATGACGGAAGCCCGGCGACTCCGCGATCATCCGCTGGAAGAGTTCGGGCGGCAGGATCGCCATCTGCAGCGCGCCTTCGGCCACGCCTTCCGCGCTGTAATCGGTGCCGCCCAGCAGGCAGCTCGACGTGAGGATGCAGGTCTCGCCGCGTCCCACCCGATAGAGCACGATCTCGCGCCCGGACTCGGAGCGCTTGAATACCTTGATCCCGCCCTGCAGCACCAGCGGCAGACCGCCGCAGTGCTGGCCTTCGCTGAAGATCCGGCTGCCGTCGCGGAACGCGTGCATCGCCACCTGCGCCAGCACCTCGTGCTGCAGCGGCAGCGGCAACTCGGCCAGCAGCGGATAGGCGGCGGACAGCGCCGTCGATCCGCTCATGCGAAACGCTCGGGCCGATACGGTGCCGGATCGATCGCCGACGCGCGACCGGCCATCAGATCGGCCAGCAGCTGCGCGCTGCCGGTGCTCATGCCCACGCCCATCATGCCGTGACCGGTATTCAGCCAGGTGCGACGGCAACCGGGCGCGCGACCGATCAGCGGCATGTCGTCGCGGCTCATCGGCCGCCAGCCGTACCACTGCTCGCGCACCTCGGGGCCGACGGGATCGTGCAGGTATTCGCGCGCGCCGCGCTCCAACGCGCCGAGACGCCGCGCGTTGAGGGTGTCGTCGAAGCCGGAGAATTCCATCGTGCTGCCGAGCCGGTAGCCGTCGCCCCACGAAGTGACGCAGACCGAACGCTCGCGCAGCACCAGCGGGCGCTTCGGCACGCGGTCGGGCGCGCGATAGGTGATCGAATAGCCCTTGCCGGGCTGGATGATCTTCTTCATCCACGGCATGCCCAGCGCATCGGCCGACTTCGCCGACCACGCGCCCAGCGCCAGCACCGCATTGCGCGCACGCATCGTGCCGTGGACGGTGTGGGCGAGCACACCCTCGCGGTCCTCGCGCAGTCCGTGCAGGGCGCAATGTTCGACGATCTCGCCGCCGCGTTCGCGGACCGCGCGCGCCAGTTCGGCGAGATAGCGGTCCGGTCGCAGCGAGGCGTCGCCGCTGAAACGCAAGGCGCCGGCCACGCCCGGCTTGAGTGCCGGTTCCTGGGGTTCGTACGCGGCGCCGTCGATCGCTTCCACCGCCACGCCCAGCTCGCGCAGCAGCGGAAGCTCGTGTTGGCCGTGCGCGAAGGCGCGGGCATTGCGATAGACGTAATCCTCGCCGGATTCGACGAACTCGCACTGCAGTCCGTAGCGCTGCACCCAGTCGGCGAGCCGGCGCCGGGAATCGTCGAGCAGCGCGAATTTGCCGTGCGCGCTGGCTTCCCAGTCGCGGACATTGCAGCGCGCGGCGAAGCCCAGCAGCCAACCCCACAGCAGGGGATCGAAACGCGGCGGGATGTACAGCGGCGCGTCGGGCGTCAGCGTCCATTTCAACGCTTTCAACACTGCGCCGGGCGCGGCCAGCGGCGGCGCGTGGCTGGGCGTGATGGTGCCGCAGTTGCCGTGCGAGGCGCCGCTGCCGATGGCATTGGCCTCGATCACGCGCACGCCGCGTCCGGCTTCGAGCAGCGCCAGCGCGGCGGCCAGACCGCTCACGCCGCCGCCTACGATGAGTACGTCGTATTGCTGTTCCATGACCACAGTGTAGCGGCGCCGCGCTGGGCGCGGCCACGGTCCGGAATGCGAACGGCCCGCTTGCGCGGGCCGTCCGTTGTGTTCAAACCGGCTGGCGGCGAACCTCAGTGGTGATGACCGCCGTCGCCATGCACGTGACCATGCTCCAGCTCTTCGGGGCTGGCGGCGCGCACTTCGACCACTTCGATGTCGAAATGCAGCGACTTGCCGGCCATCGGGTGGTTCAGATCGACATCGACCACGCTCATCCCGACCTTCTCGATGGTGACCGCGCGCGGGCCGTATTCGGTCTGCAGCACGACCTGCATGCCCGGCAGCAGGCGCTGGTCGCCGAAATGCTTCTTCGCGATGCGCTGGGTCAACCCTTCGCGGCGCTCGCCGTAGGCCTCGGCGGCAGGCACGTCGACGGCGAAGGTTTCGCCGGCTTCGCGGCCGTGCAGCGCATTCTCCAGACCCGGGATGATGTTGCCGTGGCCGATCATGATCGCCAGCGGTTCCGCGCCCTGCGAGCTTTCGGTGGCGGGCTGGCCGACTTCGCCGACGGTGTAGTGGAAGCGGACAACGCAGTCTTTTTCGATTTTCATGGGTCTGGCTCGGGAAGGTCAGGAGAGGATCGAACCGCGGAATGCGGCAGGGGGCGGCTTGATCGCCACCCGGCGATGCGGCCAAGATGACCGCCGTGAAGGCCGCGCATTATCCGTGCTCCACCGCTTCGGCGCCATTGGCGCAGCGGGCGGTCGTCGCCGTACTGCTGATGGCGCTCGCGCTGGCCGGCTGCGGCAAACCGGAAGCCGTGCGTTCGCAGCCGCCGCCGTCCCACGACTGGTCCGGCAGCCAGCCGAACGACCCCGCCGCCGCCAACGCGGTGCTGATGCGGGCGATCGGGCTGGTCGGTACGCCCTACCGCTACGGCGGCAACACCCCGGACACCGGCTTCGACTGCAGCGGACTGGTCAACTACGTTTTCCGGGACATGCTCGACCTGCGCCTGCCCCGCACCTCGCGTGAGCTGGCGGCGATGCAGGGCCCGAAGATCGCCACCAATCGTCTGGCCCCGGCCGATCTGGTGTTCTTCGGCAGTGGCGGCGAGATCAGCCACGTCGGCATCTATGTCGGCGAAGGCCGCTTCGTCCACGCCCCGCGCACCGGGGGCACGGTCCGGCTCGATCGCCTCGACGGCGCCTACTGGCGGGACCACTACACCGGGGCCAAACGGATCCTCGACTGACCTCCGGATCGACCTACGCCGGGGTATGGATGTCCCGTTCCGGAACCGTGGTCACCTTTTCCGGGCCAGGTCTAACGAAATCTGAACCCCCTTGCGGCCACGGTCGGGCACTATCCATCCTCCTTTCCGCAAAGTGCATGACGCGTGACGACCCAAGCCCAAGGCTCCGGCCGCTCTTCCGCCATCCACCGCCTCATCCGCGGTCAAATCCGTTTTCTCGTTGCCGGCCTGCTCTTGGTCGGCAGCCTCCCGGTCTTCGCGCAGCAGCGCGTGGTACCGGCGACGCAGGACCCGCTCGAACTCGGCCTGCTCGCCCCGA from Lysobacter sp. harbors:
- the hutG gene encoding N-formylglutamate deformylase, with the protein product MNVFVLHRGTAPLLISLPHDGSEIPAALAARMTPEAQRAPDTDWHVSRLYAFAHELGASILVPRCSRYVIDLNRPPDDVSLYPGQNTTGLCPTVRFSGDPVYLPGGAPTPDDIQARIDTYWRPYHAALRDELDRLRAAHGRVLLWEGHSIRGECPFLFDGRLPDLNLGTASGASCAPGRQSRIEAALRAQTGYDRVVNGRFKGGYITRHYGDPANGIDAVQLEIAQRIYMDEDSFAYDETLAAGAQRAIRALIEAALA
- a CDS encoding DUF2892 domain-containing protein; the encoded protein is MKKNVGSADKIVRIVLGLGLLSLLFLLEAPMKYFGLIGLVPLLTSLMGWCPLYTLLGMNTCKVKA
- a CDS encoding Crp/Fnr family transcriptional regulator, coding for MSGSTALSAAYPLLAELPLPLQHEVLAQVAMHAFRDGSRIFSEGQHCGGLPLVLQGGIKVFKRSESGREIVLYRVGRGETCILTSSCLLGGTDYSAEGVAEGALQMAILPPELFQRMIAESPGFRHFLFAVLSGRLSDLMERVERLAFHRLDRRLAEFLSERADTGLQTVAMTHQQIADEIGSVREMVTRTLGQLAEQGLVELSRAGVRIADVEGLRALAQGVAAAIDKPAFERPAGDKGH
- a CDS encoding FAD-dependent oxidoreductase; this translates as MEQQYDVLIVGGGVSGLAAALALLEAGRGVRVIEANAIGSGASHGNCGTITPSHAPPLAAPGAVLKALKWTLTPDAPLYIPPRFDPLLWGWLLGFAARCNVRDWEASAHGKFALLDDSRRRLADWVQRYGLQCEFVESGEDYVYRNARAFAHGQHELPLLRELGVAVEAIDGAAYEPQEPALKPGVAGALRFSGDASLRPDRYLAELARAVRERGGEIVEHCALHGLREDREGVLAHTVHGTMRARNAVLALGAWSAKSADALGMPWMKKIIQPGKGYSITYRAPDRVPKRPLVLRERSVCVTSWGDGYRLGSTMEFSGFDDTLNARRLGALERGAREYLHDPVGPEVREQWYGWRPMSRDDMPLIGRAPGCRRTWLNTGHGMMGVGMSTGSAQLLADLMAGRASAIDPAPYRPERFA
- a CDS encoding peptidylprolyl isomerase: MKIEKDCVVRFHYTVGEVGQPATESSQGAEPLAIMIGHGNIIPGLENALHGREAGETFAVDVPAAEAYGERREGLTQRIAKKHFGDQRLLPGMQVVLQTEYGPRAVTIEKVGMSVVDVDLNHPMAGKSLHFDIEVVEVRAASPEELEHGHVHGDGGHHH
- a CDS encoding C40 family peptidase produces the protein MALALAGCGKPEAVRSQPPPSHDWSGSQPNDPAAANAVLMRAIGLVGTPYRYGGNTPDTGFDCSGLVNYVFRDMLDLRLPRTSRELAAMQGPKIATNRLAPADLVFFGSGGEISHVGIYVGEGRFVHAPRTGGTVRLDRLDGAYWRDHYTGAKRILD